One Halostella limicola genomic window carries:
- a CDS encoding SDR family oxidoreductase — protein MSDSDTHERLEARPVDDDSLLFVDDDHFTEETVCLVTGGGSGIGRATAVAMAANGVTAVATDVDEDGLAETAELAEEIGADGRVETVVGDLTDDEDIERIVGAAAGHGTLRYLANIAGMQHIDAIEDFPMKQYDRMHDVMLRAPLYLAKRTIPHIRETEDGVGAVGNMASVHGHFVTSDKVGYNVSKFGLRGLTQSIAAEGGDGLRAYSISTGYVKTPLVTDQIPDTAEQRGISVDEVIDDVMLGQSRVKEMMDPVDVANLFVFGFSEHAQHLNGGDLLFDGGMTLTYE, from the coding sequence ATGTCTGATAGTGACACACACGAACGTCTCGAAGCGCGACCGGTCGACGACGACTCGCTGCTGTTCGTCGACGACGACCACTTCACGGAGGAGACGGTCTGTCTCGTCACCGGTGGGGGGTCCGGGATCGGGCGGGCGACCGCGGTCGCGATGGCCGCGAACGGGGTGACCGCCGTCGCCACCGACGTCGACGAAGACGGCCTCGCGGAGACGGCAGAACTGGCGGAGGAGATCGGCGCCGACGGGCGCGTCGAGACGGTGGTCGGCGACCTCACCGACGACGAGGACATCGAGCGCATCGTGGGGGCGGCCGCCGGCCACGGCACCCTCCGCTATCTCGCTAACATCGCCGGGATGCAACACATCGACGCGATCGAGGACTTCCCGATGAAGCAGTACGACCGGATGCACGACGTGATGCTCCGCGCGCCGCTGTACCTCGCGAAACGAACCATCCCGCACATCCGCGAGACGGAGGACGGCGTCGGCGCCGTCGGCAACATGGCGTCGGTCCACGGCCACTTCGTCACCTCCGACAAGGTGGGCTACAACGTCTCCAAGTTCGGTCTCCGTGGCCTCACGCAGTCCATCGCCGCGGAGGGCGGCGACGGTCTCCGGGCGTACTCCATCAGCACCGGGTACGTGAAGACGCCGCTGGTCACCGACCAGATCCCCGACACGGCCGAGCAGCGCGGCATCTCCGTCGACGAGGTGATAGACGACGTGATGCTCGGCCAGTCCCGCGTGAAGGAGATGATGGACCCCGTCGACGTGGCCAACCTGTTCGTGTTCGGCTTCTCCGAGCACGCGCAGCACCTCAACGGCGGCGACCTGCTGTTCGACGGCGGGATGACGCTGACCTACGAGTAA
- a CDS encoding GNAT family N-acetyltransferase, with the protein MPGPVIEAGERVALRTIERDDAAFLQRSNTDPRVRFLLGSFVHGNHAERREQVEEVAEGEGTRGFVACLDDPDAPAGHPGDATTPIGAVHAYGVDGERAWISYWLLPEHQGHGYGREAAELLVDLVFRESGVHGVSAGAYAHNDASRGVLESLGFTQDVRERKVEFADGAYRDACTYSLLRREWRS; encoded by the coding sequence ATGCCCGGTCCCGTTATCGAGGCGGGCGAGCGCGTCGCGCTTCGTACGATCGAACGCGACGACGCCGCCTTCCTCCAGCGATCGAACACCGACCCGCGCGTGCGGTTCCTGCTCGGCTCCTTCGTCCACGGGAACCACGCGGAGCGCCGCGAGCAGGTGGAGGAGGTCGCGGAGGGCGAGGGCACGCGCGGGTTCGTCGCGTGTCTGGACGACCCGGACGCGCCCGCCGGTCACCCCGGCGACGCGACGACGCCGATCGGGGCGGTGCACGCCTACGGCGTCGACGGCGAGCGGGCGTGGATCTCGTACTGGCTGCTCCCGGAACATCAGGGTCACGGCTACGGTCGGGAGGCGGCCGAACTCCTCGTTGACCTCGTGTTCCGCGAGAGCGGCGTCCACGGCGTCAGCGCCGGGGCGTACGCCCACAACGACGCGTCGCGGGGCGTCCTCGAATCTCTCGGGTTCACCCAGGACGTCCGCGAGCGCAAGGTGGAGTTCGCGGACGGCGCGTACCGCGACGCCTGCACGTACAGCCTCCTCCGCCGCGAGTGGCGGTCGTAG
- a CDS encoding GNAT family N-acetyltransferase yields the protein MPGPIVEAGDEVTLRTVEREDAAFLQRFYADPWARVGVHADGHKNEAEVEEAIEEEFEDDANAVYLACVDDPDAPYGHPDEDETTPVAFVFVSHVDRDRPGIVHWVAPEFRGEGYGEAALELVVDTLFRTYDAHSLTAAVLDGDDARERFEALGFVHEGANREMHFVEGEYRDAHQYGLLRREWEGE from the coding sequence ATGCCGGGACCGATCGTCGAGGCCGGCGACGAAGTCACGCTGCGTACCGTCGAGCGCGAGGACGCCGCCTTCCTCCAGCGGTTCTACGCGGACCCGTGGGCCCGCGTCGGCGTCCACGCCGACGGCCACAAGAACGAGGCCGAGGTCGAGGAGGCCATCGAGGAGGAGTTCGAGGACGACGCGAACGCGGTCTACCTCGCCTGCGTCGACGACCCGGACGCGCCCTACGGCCACCCCGACGAGGACGAGACGACGCCGGTGGCGTTCGTGTTCGTCTCCCACGTCGACCGCGACCGGCCGGGGATCGTCCACTGGGTCGCGCCCGAGTTCCGGGGCGAGGGGTACGGCGAGGCGGCGCTCGAACTCGTCGTCGACACGCTGTTCCGGACGTACGACGCGCACTCGCTGACCGCGGCCGTGCTGGACGGCGACGACGCCCGGGAGCGCTTCGAGGCGCTCGGGTTCGTCCACGAGGGCGCGAACCGGGAGATGCACTTCGTCGAGGGCGAGTACCGCGACGCCCACCAGTACGGGCTGCTCCGACGCGAGTGGGAGGGCGAGTGA
- a CDS encoding GNAT family N-acetyltransferase: protein MPGPVIEEGERVVLRTVERDDAAFLQRSRTDPRIRWPLGAIHHGNRAESEEAIEEWLESDGAAAYLACVDDPDAPYGHPDEDETTPVGTVTARHLDGDRPWLAYWLLPEHQGEGYGGEMVELAVDTLFRTYDVRGVSAGAYDFNEASRGLLESLGFVEESRRREARFVDGAYRDEIQYGVLREEWEAGDRPRSD, encoded by the coding sequence ATGCCCGGACCCGTCATCGAAGAGGGCGAGCGCGTCGTCCTCCGCACGGTCGAGCGCGACGACGCCGCCTTCCTCCAGCGGTCCCGCACCGACCCCCGGATCCGGTGGCCCCTCGGCGCGATCCACCACGGCAACCGCGCCGAGTCGGAGGAGGCCATCGAGGAGTGGCTGGAGAGCGACGGCGCCGCAGCCTACCTCGCCTGCGTCGACGACCCGGACGCGCCCTACGGCCACCCCGACGAGGACGAGACGACGCCGGTCGGTACCGTGACCGCACGGCACCTCGACGGCGACCGGCCGTGGCTGGCGTACTGGCTGCTCCCCGAGCACCAGGGCGAGGGCTACGGCGGCGAGATGGTCGAACTCGCCGTCGACACGCTGTTCCGGACGTACGACGTCCGCGGCGTCAGCGCGGGCGCGTACGACTTCAACGAGGCGTCGCGGGGCCTGCTCGAATCCCTCGGGTTCGTCGAGGAGTCCCGTCGCCGCGAGGCGCGGTTCGTCGACGGCGCATACCGCGACGAGATACAGTACGGCGTCCTGCGCGAGGAATGGGAGGCCGGCGATCGTCCGCGAAGCGACTGA